In Caldilineales bacterium, the following proteins share a genomic window:
- the recJ gene encoding single-stranded-DNA-specific exonuclease RecJ, giving the protein MPIAPTYWHLPAPPPPDVRARLSERGPIITQILFNRGLADPEDVAEFFGLRARPTDPFLMRGVGETVERLRTAIQRHQVVAVYGDFDADGVCSTALLVQTLRAFGADVQPYIPHRVDEGYGLNNEALIGLQQRGVKLVITVDCGIRSVDEVAFGRDLGLDMIVTDHHSVGPELPPALAVINPKQEGCGYPFKGFAGVGVVFKLAQALLQAEEMAPVAAQAVSLHEDDLLDLVALGTVADLMPLRGENRGLVRRGIERLWLGERAGVRALAKVAGAPLLSIDATAIGFRLGPRLNAAGRLDSAMLAYNLLMTADPTEAEALATRLHELNRERQLLTEKAVAWATVELGEAPPDDVILIGREALKPGIVGLVASKLKDIYLRPALVVELGGAEVRGSARSVSEFHITEALDQCADLLVRYGGHAAAAGFTVRHELLPSLRRRLNELAAEKLKAETRVQQVAVDAIVGLRELDFALMGKLRELEPTGAGNAQAILAAPDLMVREARRVGGDGSHLRLRLTDGQMAIDGIAFNQGALAIDLPMRVDVAAHLEENNWQDRRALQLNIRDIQPAGRGIPTERR; this is encoded by the coding sequence TTGCCCATCGCACCCACCTACTGGCATCTTCCCGCCCCACCGCCGCCCGATGTCCGCGCCCGGCTGAGCGAGCGCGGCCCCATCATCACCCAGATCCTGTTCAATCGCGGCCTGGCCGACCCTGAAGATGTGGCCGAGTTTTTTGGTCTGCGGGCGCGACCGACCGACCCTTTCCTCATGCGCGGGGTAGGCGAAACGGTGGAGCGGTTGCGGACGGCCATCCAACGCCACCAGGTGGTGGCGGTCTATGGCGATTTCGATGCCGACGGCGTCTGCTCGACGGCGCTGCTGGTGCAAACCCTGCGGGCGTTCGGGGCCGATGTCCAGCCCTATATCCCCCACCGCGTGGATGAGGGCTACGGGCTGAACAACGAGGCCCTGATCGGGCTGCAGCAGCGGGGGGTGAAGCTGGTGATCACGGTCGATTGCGGCATCCGCTCGGTGGATGAAGTGGCCTTTGGCCGCGATCTGGGGCTGGATATGATCGTCACCGACCACCATTCGGTCGGGCCAGAACTGCCCCCGGCTCTGGCCGTGATCAATCCCAAACAAGAGGGGTGTGGCTACCCGTTCAAGGGTTTTGCTGGGGTGGGCGTGGTCTTCAAGCTGGCGCAGGCCCTGTTGCAGGCCGAGGAGATGGCCCCCGTGGCGGCCCAAGCGGTCTCGCTGCACGAAGACGACCTCCTCGACCTGGTGGCATTGGGCACGGTGGCCGACCTGATGCCCTTGCGCGGGGAGAACCGGGGGCTGGTGCGCCGCGGGATCGAGCGGCTGTGGCTGGGCGAGCGGGCAGGCGTGCGGGCGCTGGCAAAGGTCGCCGGGGCGCCGCTGTTGTCCATCGACGCCACCGCCATCGGTTTCCGGCTCGGCCCGCGCCTGAACGCCGCCGGCCGGCTGGACTCGGCCATGCTGGCCTACAATCTGCTGATGACGGCAGACCCGACCGAAGCCGAGGCGCTGGCCACCCGGCTGCACGAGCTGAACCGCGAGCGCCAGTTGCTGACCGAGAAGGCCGTGGCCTGGGCGACGGTCGAGTTGGGTGAAGCGCCGCCCGACGATGTCATCTTGATCGGCCGCGAGGCGCTCAAGCCGGGCATCGTCGGCCTCGTCGCCAGCAAACTCAAAGACATCTACCTGCGCCCCGCCCTCGTCGTCGAGTTGGGTGGCGCCGAGGTGCGCGGCTCGGCCCGCAGTGTGTCCGAGTTCCACATCACCGAGGCGCTGGACCAGTGCGCCGACCTGTTGGTGCGCTATGGCGGCCATGCCGCCGCCGCCGGTTTCACCGTGCGCCATGAGTTGCTGCCATCCCTGCGTCGCCGCCTGAACGAGCTGGCAGCCGAGAAACTCAAAGCCGAAACGCGCGTGCAACAGGTGGCCGTGGATGCCATCGTCGGTCTGCGCGAGCTGGACTTCGCCCTGATGGGCAAGCTGCGCGAGTTGGAGCCGACCGGCGCCGGCAATGCCCAGGCCATCCTGGCGGCGCCCGACCTGATGGTGCGCGAGGCCCGGCGGGTGGGCGGCGACGGCAGCCATTTGCGCCTACGTCTGACCGACGGGCAAATGGCCATCGACGGCATCGCCTTCAACCAGGGCGCCCTGGCCATCGATCTGCCGATGCGGGTGGATGTGGCCGCGCACCTGGAGGAGAACAACTGGCAGGACCGCCGCGCCCTGCAATTGAACATCCGCGACATCCAGCCCGCCGGCCGCGGCATACCGACTGAAAGGCGGTAG
- a CDS encoding HAD-IIA family hydrolase, translating to MPLLPPFNLLRGWLIDMDGVIYRGDEPTPGAAEFVAALQQGDYHFLFVTNNATKTPAQYVQKLAQMAIFVSEEDVFTSPLATAAYLLAHYPPPRRVLVVGGEGIRRAVDEAGYERVGRAEEAQVVIAGLDQQVTYAQLAEASLAIDAGCPFIATNPDLNVPSERGNMPGAGALLAFLEASSGKKPVVIGKPGLGIFTEALARLGVRAEDTVMLGDRLETDILGGHRAGLRTLCTLTGIASQSEAEAYNPRPDWIIPDLTALLAR from the coding sequence ATGCCCCTCCTCCCCCCCTTCAACCTCTTACGCGGCTGGCTGATCGACATGGACGGCGTCATCTATCGCGGTGACGAGCCGACGCCTGGCGCCGCCGAGTTCGTGGCCGCCCTCCAACAAGGCGACTATCACTTCCTTTTCGTCACCAACAACGCCACCAAGACGCCGGCGCAGTATGTGCAGAAGCTGGCGCAAATGGCCATCTTCGTTTCCGAAGAGGATGTCTTCACCTCGCCCCTGGCCACGGCCGCCTACCTGCTGGCGCACTACCCTCCCCCGCGGCGCGTCCTGGTGGTGGGCGGCGAGGGCATCCGCAGGGCGGTGGATGAGGCCGGCTATGAGCGCGTGGGCCGGGCCGAGGAGGCGCAGGTCGTCATCGCCGGACTCGACCAGCAGGTGACCTACGCCCAACTGGCCGAAGCCTCGCTGGCCATCGACGCCGGCTGCCCCTTCATTGCCACCAATCCCGACCTGAATGTGCCCTCCGAGCGCGGGAATATGCCAGGGGCGGGCGCGTTGCTGGCTTTTCTCGAAGCCTCTTCGGGCAAGAAGCCGGTCGTGATCGGCAAACCCGGCCTGGGCATCTTCACCGAAGCCCTGGCCCGGCTGGGGGTGAGGGCGGAAGACACCGTCATGCTGGGCGACCGTCTGGAGACCGACATCCTGGGCGGGCATCGGGCCGGGCTGCGCACCCTCTGCACCCTCACCGGCATTGCCAGCCAGTCCGAAGCCGAAGCCTACAACCCGCGCCCAGACTGGATCATCCCCGACCTGACCGCACTGCTGGCGAGATAG